One segment of Triticum aestivum cultivar Chinese Spring chromosome 2A, IWGSC CS RefSeq v2.1, whole genome shotgun sequence DNA contains the following:
- the LOC123188318 gene encoding uncharacterized protein, which produces MAAPAEEASTAPRSLPEEEEEEEAMAVLDFDMLCASVAMSAERRKGAGMGEAAAACAGSGGGEGAAGGGGVQRMWEGDVVIDCLEDRRIALEAACCPCYRFGKNMRRANLGSCFLQAMAYFISLVAVLVSLIAFSVTRHHVYLYVGLGSVLLIAIYTGYFRRRIRKLFNIRGTDGSLDDCVLHLICPCCTLCQEARTLEMNNVQCGVWHGRGDTICLGSNGEGNKAFAALHKSPFVLIKSPELCGMDRISIGPDEHQPLVPSVQPEQE; this is translated from the exons ATGGCTGCGCCGGCGGAGGAGGCGTCCACGGCGCCGAGGAGCctccccgaggaggaggaggaggaggaggcgatggcGGTGCTGGACTTCGACATGCTCTGCGCGTCCGTGGCCATGTCGGCGGAGAGGAGGAAGGGCGCCGGcatgggggaggcggcggcggcgtgcgcgggctcgggcggcggagaGGGGGCCGCCGGCGGAGGAGGGGTGCAGAGGATGTGGGAGGGGGACGTCGTGATTGATTGCTTGGAGGACCGGCGAATCGCGCTCGAGGCCGCCTG TTGCCCATGCTATAGGTTTGGCAAGAACATGCGGAGAGCCAATCTCGGATCTTGTTTCCTTCAG GCAATGGCTTACTTCATTTCATTAGTTGCTGTTCTGGTCAGCTTAATTGCCTTTTCTGTAACAAGGCATCATGTATATCTATATGTGGGACTTGGTTCTGTTCTCTTGATAGCAATCTACACCGGTTACTTCCGAAGAAGAATCAGGAAACTGTTCAATATCCGG GGGACTGATGGCAGTCTAGATGACTGTGTTCTCCATCTGATATGTCCTTGTTGTACCCTGTGCCAG GAGGCAAGAACTTTAGAGATGAATAATGTCCAGTGTGGTGTCTGGCACGGGCGGGGTGATACCATTTGTTTAGGAAGCAATGGTGAAGGAAACAAGGCCTTCGCTGCTCTACACAAATCACCATTTGTGCTTATAAAATCCCCTGAGTTGTGTGGCATGGACAGAATATCAATTGGGCCTGATGAACATCAGCCGCTCGTCCCATCAGTGCAACCAGAGCAGGAGTAA